A single window of Granulibacter bethesdensis DNA harbors:
- a CDS encoding amino acid ABC transporter ATP-binding protein has product MEDAIVRIDSLRKSFDGTEILKGVSLQIEQGDLVSIIGPSGCGKSTFLRCINFLEIPDSGRISVAGIALERSGTDERWTNAMEERAHALREQVGMVFQGFHLFAHRTVAENVMMAPMIVKGLKKAAARDLAMHQLSRVGLATLADRYPGTLSGGQQQRAAIARALAMSPKVMLYDEPTSALDPELVDEVLQVMRDLDAEGMTQLIVTHEMRFARDASDYIVFMEGGEIVEVSDEDEIFENPRDPRTRRFLKRFA; this is encoded by the coding sequence ATTGAAGATGCGATCGTCCGGATCGACAGTCTGCGCAAGAGTTTCGACGGTACCGAGATTCTCAAGGGCGTCTCCTTGCAGATAGAGCAGGGAGATCTTGTATCGATCATTGGGCCGTCAGGCTGCGGTAAATCAACCTTCTTGAGATGTATCAACTTTCTGGAAATCCCTGATTCGGGACGCATTTCCGTTGCGGGCATCGCGCTGGAACGGTCCGGTACAGATGAGCGCTGGACCAATGCGATGGAGGAACGTGCCCATGCGCTGCGTGAGCAGGTCGGCATGGTTTTCCAGGGCTTTCACCTGTTTGCGCATCGTACAGTGGCGGAAAATGTGATGATGGCACCCATGATCGTGAAAGGCCTGAAAAAAGCTGCGGCGCGCGATCTGGCCATGCACCAGCTCTCCCGTGTCGGCCTGGCCACACTCGCCGATCGCTATCCCGGCACGCTGTCCGGTGGCCAGCAGCAGCGTGCGGCCATTGCACGCGCCCTGGCCATGTCGCCGAAAGTGATGCTGTATGATGAGCCTACCTCCGCACTGGATCCCGAATTGGTTGATGAGGTGCTTCAGGTCATGCGCGATCTGGATGCGGAAGGCATGACGCAGCTGATCGTGACGCATGAGATGCGCTTCGCGCGTGATGCCTCCGATTACATCGTGTTTATGGAAGGTGGCGAAATCGTCGAAGTGTCCGATGAGGACGAGATCTTTGAAAACCCGCGCGATCCCAGGACGCGCCGTTTCCTGAAGCGGTTCGCATGA
- the cydD gene encoding thiol reductant ABC exporter subunit CydD: MTGASSARAGGRRHSPARGWLKEQGGLARRNARHVILLGLTGTILAVGQAWCLAAVFGGTLGHAMVGGLPYATAFLGIAAIRAFLGAMTERYAAAAGAAARRRLRDQVMARLLAIGPSLLRGYHSAELAAIAVDRIEALDGFFSRWVPAASLAILSPAFILLAILPLDWRAALALLVAGLLVPFGMALSGIGAAVASRRQFVAMSRLQARFLDRVRGIATIVLSGRTEDEAIALGRAADELRRRTMRVLRVAFLSSAVLDLAMAAALVGLALHYGQAILSGQAGHPARALFVLLLVPEFFAPLRAFSLAYQDKMHATGAAEAIAALPEPPEKPVLQVRTIEARGVTVTFDHVSLVWDETRGPALHDVSFRIPAGETVVLAGPSGSGKSSIMEILLGFTRPTSGRVALNGMDITDIVPAALSRLTAWVGQKPMLFAGTIRDNILFARPEASEQDLLDAIRHAHVDDFARALPDGLETMIGEGGYGLSGGQAQRVAIARAYLRNAPLLLLDEPTSHLDPVTEADILDSLKRLAVGRTVLLASHSAAAHAFPGHRIDLRDGSVVSAPFPTMYGKVMA, from the coding sequence ATGACAGGTGCTTCCTCTGCGCGTGCAGGGGGCAGGCGTCATTCTCCTGCCCGTGGGTGGCTGAAGGAACAAGGGGGGCTGGCCCGCCGGAATGCGCGCCATGTCATCCTGTTGGGTCTGACCGGCACCATTCTGGCCGTGGGGCAGGCATGGTGTCTGGCAGCGGTTTTCGGCGGCACTCTGGGCCATGCCATGGTCGGGGGACTGCCTTACGCTACAGCTTTCCTGGGGATTGCCGCGATCCGCGCCTTTCTGGGGGCTATGACGGAGCGCTATGCGGCGGCGGCGGGTGCAGCGGCTCGGCGGCGGCTGCGGGATCAGGTGATGGCGAGGCTGCTGGCCATTGGTCCTTCCCTGCTGCGCGGATATCATTCTGCCGAGCTGGCAGCGATTGCCGTAGATCGGATCGAGGCGCTGGACGGATTTTTCTCCCGCTGGGTTCCTGCTGCCTCTCTGGCGATCCTGTCGCCGGCTTTTATCTTGCTGGCTATCCTGCCACTGGATTGGCGGGCGGCTCTGGCCTTGCTGGTTGCGGGTCTGCTGGTGCCGTTCGGTATGGCGCTTTCCGGTATTGGTGCAGCGGTCGCTTCCCGCCGTCAGTTCGTGGCGATGAGCCGCCTGCAGGCCCGTTTTCTGGACCGGGTGCGCGGCATTGCCACCATCGTTCTGAGCGGGCGGACCGAGGATGAAGCCATCGCTCTGGGACGCGCCGCCGATGAATTGCGCCGCCGCACCATGCGGGTGTTGCGGGTGGCGTTTCTGTCCTCCGCCGTGCTGGATCTGGCAATGGCGGCAGCTCTGGTCGGTCTGGCGCTGCATTACGGACAGGCGATCCTGTCCGGTCAGGCAGGCCATCCGGCGCGTGCGCTGTTCGTGCTGCTGCTGGTGCCGGAGTTTTTCGCGCCGCTGCGGGCCTTTTCGCTGGCCTATCAGGACAAGATGCACGCAACTGGCGCCGCCGAAGCCATCGCCGCCCTGCCTGAGCCGCCGGAAAAGCCTGTGCTTCAGGTTCGTACCATTGAAGCACGTGGTGTGACGGTCACGTTCGATCATGTCTCGCTGGTATGGGACGAGACACGTGGCCCGGCCCTGCATGATGTCAGTTTCCGTATTCCCGCGGGAGAGACAGTGGTGCTGGCCGGTCCTTCCGGATCGGGCAAGTCAAGCATCATGGAGATTTTGCTGGGCTTTACCCGTCCTACGAGCGGACGGGTGGCTCTGAACGGCATGGACATCACGGATATTGTTCCAGCGGCTCTCTCCCGGCTGACGGCTTGGGTCGGGCAGAAGCCGATGCTGTTTGCAGGGACCATCCGCGACAATATCCTGTTCGCCCGTCCGGAAGCATCGGAGCAGGATCTGCTGGATGCCATCCGTCATGCTCATGTGGACGATTTTGCCCGTGCCCTGCCGGACGGGCTGGAGACGATGATAGGCGAGGGTGGTTATGGCCTGTCTGGCGGTCAGGCGCAGCGCGTGGCGATTGCGCGTGCCTATCTTCGCAATGCTCCGCTGCTGCTGCTGGATGAGCCGACTTCCCATCTCGATCCGGTCACCGAAGCCGATATTCTGGACAGCCTGAAACGTCTGGCGGTTGGCCGCACCGTATTGCTGGCCAGCCATAGCGCGGCTGCGCATGCTTTTCCGGGTCATCGGATTGATCTGCGGGATGGCAGTGTCGTGTCCGCACCATTCCCGACCATGTATGGAAAGGTGATGGCATGA
- a CDS encoding OmpA family protein — protein MRRLSLLCLPLIAAACSQPAALQRSYNVYFLQDSAVLDPAATQVVSYAAELAKQYPGLKVTVSGYGGKSSEQASTVTETPLAKLRANAVRDQLVSDGIAKSRIERSVHTVDASNLAVAERRVDIDIGDVDSK, from the coding sequence ATGCGCCGCCTAAGCCTGCTTTGCTTGCCCCTGATCGCCGCTGCATGCTCTCAGCCAGCTGCGCTTCAGCGTTCCTATAATGTTTACTTCCTGCAGGATTCTGCTGTGCTCGATCCGGCGGCCACTCAGGTGGTCAGCTATGCGGCAGAGCTCGCAAAGCAGTATCCGGGTCTGAAGGTGACCGTGTCCGGCTATGGCGGCAAGTCCTCTGAGCAGGCGTCCACGGTCACGGAAACACCTTTGGCCAAGCTGCGCGCTAATGCGGTGCGGGATCAGCTGGTATCTGACGGGATTGCTAAAAGTAGAATCGAACGTTCGGTCCACACGGTTGATGCATCCAATCTGGCCGTGGCGGAGCGCCGCGTGGATATTGATATCGGAGATGTCGACAGCAAGTAA
- a CDS encoding heme-binding protein yields the protein MLTLEDAVRIATAAEKHARKIGQPMNIAIVDGGGNLKLHHRMDDAWLGSIDISINKAFTARAFDISTKDLAGNAQPGQQFYGIQQSNHGRVMIFSGGIPLRRDGKVVGGVGISGGSGEQDQSVAEAAAAAFEQTGAKPPAPKTKA from the coding sequence ATGCTCACTCTGGAAGACGCCGTCAGGATCGCCACCGCCGCTGAAAAACACGCTCGAAAAATCGGGCAGCCGATGAACATCGCCATCGTTGATGGCGGCGGAAATCTGAAGCTTCACCATCGGATGGATGATGCCTGGCTCGGCAGCATCGACATCAGCATCAACAAGGCGTTCACCGCGCGTGCTTTCGATATTTCCACCAAGGATCTGGCGGGCAATGCCCAGCCTGGCCAGCAGTTCTACGGTATCCAGCAATCCAATCATGGGCGCGTCATGATTTTCTCAGGCGGAATCCCACTGCGGCGCGATGGCAAAGTGGTCGGTGGGGTCGGAATCAGCGGAGGCTCCGGCGAGCAGGATCAGAGCGTGGCCGAAGCCGCCGCAGCCGCCTTCGAGCAGACGGGAGCCAAACCGCCGGCCCCCAAAACGAAAGCCTGA
- the recQ gene encoding DNA helicase RecQ: protein MLDRLLHPFSGRSQENPALDVLRRVFGYPAFRGLQEDAIAQVIEGGDALVLMPTGGGKSLCYQVPALCRDGMAIVVSPLIALMDDQVAALRQLGINAAALHSELEADQGRAVFRAAMDARLDLLYVSPERLLNGLMDRLPESRIALIAIDEAHCVSQWGHEFRPEYRALACLPERFPGVPRIALTATADPRTRDDILRALGMEHARVYAASFHRPNLRIAAAEKIAETSQMMAFLARHRDQAGIIYCGSRAKTERTAQRLREKGIDAITYHAGLPPSEKQAALTRFRGGESVVMVATIAFGMGIDRPDVRFVVHLDMPDSPESYYQQIGRAGRDGEESETLLLYGGEDIARARHFLSVSVAPESQKRVMRQRLDAMIGLAEAADCRTRGLLSCFGEIMEQPCGHCDLCAAPPETFDGTVEAQKVLSAVYRTSQPRPGDTRPGMVFGALHIVALLRGELTEGIQRHQHDRLPTYGVGQDRPATFWRSVIRQLIARGMLDMDVEGHGGLRLVPDRARTVLRGTEKVFLRQETAFRLPARRTREERRASNPVSDNIPDAIRAEFDALRAWRMKEAKEQGVPPYVIFHDSVLRDIAISAPTDLETLGRIKGVGASKLDRYGQHVLAVLAGV, encoded by the coding sequence TTGCTTGACAGGCTGCTCCACCCTTTTTCGGGCCGCTCACAGGAAAACCCGGCGCTGGATGTTCTGCGCCGGGTTTTCGGCTATCCGGCTTTTCGAGGATTACAGGAAGACGCCATCGCTCAGGTAATTGAGGGTGGTGATGCGTTGGTTCTGATGCCGACCGGCGGTGGCAAGAGCTTGTGTTATCAGGTTCCGGCGCTCTGCCGGGACGGGATGGCGATTGTGGTGTCGCCGTTGATTGCGCTGATGGACGATCAGGTGGCGGCGCTGCGTCAACTGGGTATCAATGCCGCCGCCCTTCATTCGGAGCTGGAAGCCGATCAGGGCCGGGCCGTTTTCAGGGCGGCGATGGATGCCAGACTCGATCTGCTTTACGTCTCGCCGGAGCGATTACTGAACGGTCTGATGGATCGGTTGCCGGAATCGCGTATCGCCCTGATAGCGATTGATGAGGCCCATTGCGTGTCGCAGTGGGGCCATGAGTTCCGTCCTGAATATCGTGCTTTGGCTTGCCTGCCGGAGCGATTCCCCGGTGTTCCACGCATTGCCCTGACCGCAACAGCCGATCCTCGCACGCGCGATGATATTCTCCGCGCGCTCGGAATGGAGCATGCGCGGGTTTATGCTGCGTCGTTCCACCGCCCTAATCTGCGCATCGCGGCAGCCGAGAAAATTGCTGAAACATCGCAGATGATGGCGTTTCTGGCTCGGCATCGTGATCAGGCGGGAATCATCTATTGCGGCAGCCGTGCCAAGACTGAGCGCACGGCGCAGCGTCTGCGTGAAAAAGGGATTGATGCGATCACCTATCACGCCGGTTTACCACCATCGGAAAAGCAGGCGGCCCTGACCCGTTTCCGGGGCGGGGAGTCGGTGGTGATGGTGGCGACCATCGCGTTCGGAATGGGTATTGATCGTCCTGATGTGCGGTTTGTGGTGCATCTGGATATGCCGGACAGTCCGGAAAGCTACTATCAGCAGATCGGTCGTGCAGGGCGCGATGGTGAGGAGAGCGAGACACTTCTGCTGTATGGGGGGGAGGATATTGCCCGTGCCCGACATTTCCTGTCCGTTTCGGTGGCGCCTGAAAGCCAAAAGCGGGTGATGCGGCAACGTCTGGATGCGATGATCGGTCTGGCGGAAGCTGCCGATTGCAGAACGCGGGGGCTGCTCTCCTGTTTTGGCGAGATTATGGAGCAGCCATGTGGTCATTGCGATTTATGCGCGGCACCGCCAGAAACTTTTGATGGTACTGTGGAAGCGCAGAAAGTTCTGTCCGCGGTTTATCGCACCAGCCAGCCAAGACCTGGAGATACGCGTCCCGGCATGGTATTCGGCGCCTTGCATATTGTGGCCTTGTTGCGGGGGGAGTTGACGGAGGGAATCCAGCGCCATCAGCATGACCGTTTGCCGACTTACGGTGTTGGCCAGGATCGCCCCGCCACCTTCTGGCGTAGTGTGATCCGGCAGCTGATTGCCAGGGGCATGCTGGATATGGATGTGGAAGGCCATGGTGGATTACGGCTGGTGCCTGATCGCGCCCGAACCGTCCTACGTGGTACGGAGAAAGTCTTTCTGCGACAGGAGACCGCTTTTCGCCTGCCAGCACGTCGTACGCGTGAGGAAAGAAGGGCGAGCAACCCAGTTTCTGACAATATTCCGGACGCGATCCGTGCTGAATTCGATGCGCTGAGGGCCTGGCGCATGAAGGAGGCAAAGGAGCAGGGTGTTCCCCCTTACGTGATTTTCCACGACAGCGTGCTGAGAGACATCGCCATTTCTGCCCCCACCGATCTCGAAACGCTTGGTCGTATCAAGGGAGTGGGGGCATCGAAGCTGGACCGCTACGGACAGCATGTTCTTGCTGTCCTGGCCGGGGTTTGA
- a CDS encoding ABC transporter substrate-binding protein/permease: protein MMRYMLAVLMVLLLSLHSGAVRAGDELRWGADAQSDAPYIFHDPDHEDRLIGYEKDIVDEIGRHLNRNLIFVQNGWDSLIPGLDRGLYDFSIDGLEITPAHREVVDFSKPYYVTSEQLVVRKDSKGLDTLESLHGHAVGTLKASVGERILQKHPDINLRVYEEEIDAYTDLHNGRTDAVLLDWPIALYYSATDPSLKLIGKPIGHLEYGIAVRKGNQVLLDQINTALDHMRADGTLRRILERWNLWTPDMATFTGDHTSITQPAVYYDEFVKAHAPATAWRIKFKRYIGFIPLIAHAAVTTLEVSLLAMVLAVAMGLLLAVSRLYGPAPLRMLSVMYIEIMRGTPLLIQVLFVFYGLPNLGIRLDPFFAGVLALGLNYAAYEAENYRAGLGAVPHGQYEAAIALNMTSFQALRHVVIPQAFRLVIPVMTNDFISALKDSSLLSVITLSELSQTYVRLSTTYYDYFGTGLMIGAAYLLIGLPFVRLARWTEERLHTGRRPQRRL from the coding sequence ATGATGCGTTATATGCTGGCTGTCCTGATGGTTCTGCTCCTCAGCCTGCATTCCGGAGCGGTGCGGGCTGGGGATGAACTCCGCTGGGGTGCTGACGCGCAGTCTGATGCACCTTATATTTTTCATGATCCAGATCATGAGGACCGCCTGATTGGTTATGAAAAAGATATTGTTGACGAGATCGGGCGCCATCTTAATCGCAATCTGATCTTTGTTCAGAATGGTTGGGACAGCCTTATCCCCGGTCTGGATCGGGGGCTGTATGATTTCTCGATCGACGGTCTGGAAATTACCCCCGCCCATCGTGAGGTCGTTGATTTTTCAAAGCCCTATTATGTAACGTCGGAACAGCTCGTCGTTCGTAAGGACAGCAAGGGACTGGATACGCTGGAGTCACTGCACGGCCATGCGGTCGGCACACTCAAGGCCAGTGTGGGCGAGCGGATTCTACAGAAACACCCTGATATCAACCTGCGTGTGTATGAGGAGGAGATCGACGCCTATACCGATCTCCATAATGGGCGTACCGATGCGGTTCTGCTCGATTGGCCGATTGCCCTGTATTATTCAGCGACAGATCCCAGCCTGAAACTCATTGGTAAACCAATCGGCCACCTGGAATACGGCATTGCCGTGCGCAAGGGTAATCAGGTGTTGCTCGATCAGATCAATACTGCTCTTGACCACATGCGTGCGGATGGAACCCTCCGTCGTATTCTGGAGCGGTGGAACCTCTGGACGCCAGATATGGCGACGTTCACTGGAGATCACACCTCTATAACACAGCCGGCGGTTTATTATGATGAATTTGTAAAGGCACATGCACCGGCCACGGCATGGCGGATCAAATTTAAACGCTATATCGGTTTTATCCCGCTGATCGCTCATGCAGCGGTCACAACACTGGAAGTCTCCCTGCTGGCTATGGTTCTGGCGGTGGCAATGGGATTGTTGCTGGCGGTCTCGCGATTATATGGCCCGGCCCCGCTGCGTATGCTGTCAGTGATGTATATCGAAATCATGCGGGGCACGCCGCTGCTGATCCAGGTACTATTCGTATTCTACGGACTGCCGAATCTGGGGATCAGGCTGGATCCGTTTTTCGCTGGCGTACTGGCGCTGGGCCTGAACTACGCGGCGTATGAGGCGGAAAACTACCGTGCCGGTCTGGGCGCGGTCCCGCATGGCCAGTACGAGGCAGCCATTGCCTTGAACATGACGTCTTTCCAGGCCCTGCGTCATGTGGTGATTCCACAGGCATTCCGGTTGGTGATTCCGGTGATGACCAATGATTTCATCTCCGCGCTGAAGGATTCTTCGCTGCTGTCCGTTATCACCCTGTCTGAACTCAGTCAGACCTATGTGCGTCTTTCCACTACGTACTATGATTATTTCGGCACCGGTCTGATGATCGGCGCTGCCTATCTTCTGATCGGTCTGCCTTTCGTGCGTCTGGCCCGCTGGACGGAGGAAAGACTTCACACAGGCCGCAGGCCGCAGCGCCGACTGTAG
- the cydC gene encoding thiol reductant ABC exporter subunit CydC gives MTALLRPLLDIAALWRNRLPWLLAGIVVSVLAVLSAALLMMLAGRTVAAAMMLGVLAAPMLLRWIGVARVVLRYLERVVTHDAMFRALADLRVWFFRGIARDAAGGLGFRRAGDVLSRLVNDVEALDGLYLRIVVPVAGALVLLPVLLYALGRLDVVLAVVVGVLFMLAAFVLPVISARNAAGQGARLTTSMSRLRIATLDTLTGLREVRACGAEDRMLADIQARQALLLTAQREGAARAAWASAMSFLFGQAGVAAVLFAVALNVVTTGPAALIGCAFLTIAAFEAIGGLPRAGVLAGHASAAAERVLEAASRPESDVPQGVADVEERLREERLRSVRGKTAALSFRHVSFRWRQDGPLVLDELSLDLPAGARVALLGPSGAGKSTIAALAMRLAVPEAGHIFLSGTDMATLPVDMVRGHFAWLSQTTHLFDDTIRANLLMGRPDAQEADLWAALDAAQLGAVVRGLPDGLESWVGEGGFRLSGGQGRRLALARALLSHAPILILDEPAAGLDAQTERELFLTLNEVAGDRTVLLIAHRLTGVEKLDRIYRLSGGQAVPAMS, from the coding sequence ATGACCGCACTTCTTCGCCCGCTGCTGGATATTGCAGCGCTGTGGCGTAACCGTTTGCCCTGGTTGTTGGCTGGGATCGTGGTTTCGGTTCTGGCCGTTTTGTCTGCGGCGCTGCTGATGATGCTGGCAGGCCGGACCGTGGCGGCCGCCATGATGCTTGGCGTGCTGGCCGCCCCCATGCTGCTGCGCTGGATCGGTGTGGCCCGGGTTGTGTTGCGCTATCTGGAGCGCGTCGTCACGCATGATGCCATGTTCCGGGCGTTGGCTGATCTGCGGGTCTGGTTTTTCCGCGGTATTGCCCGTGATGCCGCAGGTGGGCTGGGCTTCCGCCGTGCCGGGGATGTGCTGTCTCGTCTGGTCAATGATGTGGAGGCGCTGGACGGGCTTTATCTGCGTATCGTCGTTCCTGTTGCCGGGGCGCTGGTGCTGTTGCCGGTGCTGCTCTACGCGCTGGGGCGGCTGGATGTTGTGCTTGCGGTGGTGGTCGGTGTGTTGTTCATGCTGGCTGCTTTCGTGCTGCCGGTCATCTCCGCCCGCAATGCAGCGGGGCAGGGTGCAAGGTTGACCACTTCCATGAGCCGGTTGCGGATTGCAACCCTCGATACCCTGACCGGCCTCAGGGAAGTGCGGGCCTGTGGTGCGGAAGACCGCATGCTGGCGGATATTCAGGCCCGTCAGGCATTGCTGCTGACGGCCCAGCGCGAGGGGGCGGCCCGTGCCGCATGGGCCTCGGCGATGTCGTTTCTGTTTGGGCAGGCAGGGGTAGCGGCCGTGCTGTTCGCGGTTGCGCTCAATGTCGTGACAACTGGTCCAGCAGCCTTGATCGGGTGTGCATTTCTGACGATTGCGGCGTTTGAGGCGATTGGGGGCCTGCCGCGTGCCGGTGTGCTTGCCGGACATGCCTCCGCTGCCGCGGAGCGCGTTCTGGAAGCGGCCTCCAGACCCGAAAGCGATGTGCCGCAGGGTGTGGCAGACGTTGAGGAAAGACTGCGGGAGGAAAGACTGCGGTCGGTACGCGGGAAAACGGCGGCCCTGTCTTTCAGACATGTCTCGTTCCGCTGGCGGCAGGATGGGCCGCTGGTGCTGGATGAGCTCAGTCTGGATTTGCCGGCTGGTGCGCGGGTTGCACTGCTCGGCCCTTCAGGAGCCGGAAAGTCGACCATTGCCGCTCTTGCGATGCGGCTCGCTGTGCCGGAGGCAGGACATATTTTTCTGTCAGGCACCGATATGGCGACCTTACCGGTCGATATGGTGCGAGGCCATTTCGCATGGTTGTCCCAGACAACGCATCTGTTTGACGACACGATCCGGGCCAATCTGCTGATGGGTCGTCCCGATGCGCAGGAGGCCGATCTCTGGGCGGCGCTGGATGCGGCGCAGTTGGGTGCTGTGGTTCGCGGCCTGCCAGATGGCCTGGAAAGTTGGGTCGGTGAGGGTGGATTCCGCCTGTCCGGAGGGCAAGGGCGGCGTCTGGCTCTGGCGCGGGCGCTGTTATCCCATGCTCCGATCCTGATTCTGGATGAGCCGGCGGCCGGTCTTGATGCACAGACCGAACGTGAGCTGTTCCTGACCCTGAACGAGGTAGCGGGCGATCGCACCGTTCTGCTGATCGCCCATCGTCTGACAGGAGTTGAGAAGCTGGACCGTATCTATAGACTGTCTGGCGGTCAGGCAGTTCCGGCAATGAGCTGA
- a CDS encoding DUF4399 domain-containing protein, whose translation MFYSFRSLHFVWAIGLFSLPVAALLSPAQAAENDQSFWPSGARPYIISPANGAVVSSPFTVVTGLKGLGIAPAGDDQPRTGHHHLLIDTPAPQGEALEESIPKDAHHVHLGGGQTQVDIKLPPGKHTLQLIMGDAGHVPHSHPLLSDPVTITVK comes from the coding sequence ATGTTTTATTCATTCCGTTCTCTCCATTTCGTATGGGCAATCGGTCTGTTTTCCCTACCGGTTGCGGCCCTGCTCAGCCCTGCCCAGGCAGCGGAGAATGATCAGTCATTCTGGCCGTCCGGAGCCAGACCCTACATCATCAGCCCGGCCAATGGTGCGGTGGTCTCAAGCCCCTTCACAGTCGTAACCGGGCTGAAAGGACTTGGAATTGCACCAGCCGGTGACGATCAACCGCGCACCGGCCATCATCATCTGCTGATCGATACACCTGCCCCCCAGGGGGAGGCGCTGGAGGAATCCATCCCGAAAGATGCCCACCATGTTCACCTTGGCGGCGGACAGACGCAGGTTGATATCAAACTGCCGCCAGGCAAACATACGCTGCAACTGATTATGGGTGATGCCGGACATGTGCCGCACAGCCATCCCCTGCTGTCGGATCCCGTGACCATTACGGTCAAATAA
- a CDS encoding undecaprenyl-diphosphate phosphatase, with product MNAIQAIAIAILQGATELFPVSSLGHAVVLPALLGWSLPQHSQTFLPFLVFLHLGTAAALLLYFWRDWWALFSGVIGFAPAHHVPQARRVFMLLVVATLPAIVVGGLLEHMLRALFESAPIAAFFLVVNGGLLLFGEKLRGAASPYLQTSDHEVTERRALSTLTVMDAFTIGCWQCAALIPGISRSGATIVGGLLRGIDHEASAHFSFLIALPIILGATVLEVPKLLHADIAPGVFQTAALAAVAAGITAWLSTAFLMRYFRDHDSWALKPFAFYCIIAGLGALAWLHFA from the coding sequence ATGAACGCGATCCAGGCCATCGCCATTGCTATCCTGCAAGGCGCAACCGAGCTTTTCCCGGTCAGTTCACTGGGGCATGCCGTTGTCCTTCCGGCATTGCTGGGCTGGAGCCTGCCGCAGCACAGCCAGACCTTCCTGCCATTTCTGGTGTTTCTGCATCTGGGTACGGCGGCTGCACTACTGCTGTATTTCTGGCGCGACTGGTGGGCCTTGTTCAGCGGCGTTATCGGCTTTGCCCCGGCCCATCATGTGCCGCAAGCGAGACGGGTTTTCATGCTTTTGGTGGTCGCAACGCTGCCAGCCATCGTAGTCGGCGGCTTACTTGAGCATATGTTGCGGGCGCTGTTCGAATCGGCCCCGATTGCCGCGTTTTTTCTGGTGGTGAATGGCGGACTTCTTCTGTTCGGGGAGAAATTGCGGGGAGCCGCCAGCCCTTATCTCCAGACCAGCGATCATGAGGTTACAGAGCGCCGCGCCCTGTCTACCCTCACCGTCATGGATGCATTCACCATCGGCTGTTGGCAGTGCGCCGCGCTGATTCCCGGTATTTCCCGCTCTGGTGCTACCATCGTCGGCGGATTATTGCGCGGAATCGATCATGAAGCCTCCGCGCATTTTTCGTTCCTGATCGCATTGCCGATCATTCTGGGCGCTACCGTGCTGGAAGTGCCCAAATTACTGCATGCCGATATCGCACCAGGCGTATTCCAGACCGCCGCCCTGGCTGCCGTAGCAGCCGGCATCACTGCATGGCTCAGCACGGCCTTTCTGATGCGCTATTTCCGGGATCATGACAGTTGGGCGCTGAAGCCTTTCGCTTTTTACTGCATTATAGCGGGCCTTGGTGCGCTGGCGTGGCTGCATTTCGCCTGA
- the murI gene encoding glutamate racemase, with the protein MRNTDAHILVFDSGIGGLGIADCIRRMLPAATLGYVADTAGFPYGAMSDGALVTRVLTVLEHAIARLRPDMVVIACNTASTLALSALRSRHDLPFIGCVPPLKWAASVSATRQIGLLATPATVDRPYLTALMQEHGQGCTLHAHGACHLAGYAEAVFRGETVLVEAVRAELGILGVIPDIDAVALGCTHYGRLLPWLRQAMPRPVAWLDPAEAVARQTARIAITTGATAAPDSLPRAAPCWAQTVFTTGVVPDDATRQSWAAEGFPEWQPLEIASA; encoded by the coding sequence GTGAGGAATACGGACGCACATATTCTGGTTTTCGACTCCGGCATTGGCGGCCTTGGCATTGCCGATTGTATCCGGCGCATGCTGCCTGCGGCGACCCTTGGCTATGTCGCCGATACGGCGGGGTTTCCCTATGGCGCGATGAGTGACGGGGCTCTGGTCACCCGCGTGCTGACGGTGCTGGAGCATGCAATAGCCCGGCTGCGGCCCGATATGGTCGTGATCGCCTGCAACACGGCCAGCACGCTGGCATTGTCTGCACTGCGGTCTCGGCATGATCTGCCATTTATTGGCTGTGTACCACCCCTGAAATGGGCGGCCTCGGTCAGCGCCACCCGCCAGATCGGTCTGCTGGCAACCCCGGCGACGGTTGACCGCCCTTATCTGACGGCCCTGATGCAGGAACACGGGCAGGGTTGTACGCTTCATGCCCATGGTGCATGTCATCTGGCTGGTTATGCGGAGGCTGTGTTCCGGGGCGAAACGGTGCTGGTTGAGGCCGTCAGGGCCGAGCTGGGTATTCTCGGCGTGATCCCCGACATTGATGCGGTGGCGCTGGGATGCACGCATTACGGACGGTTGCTTCCATGGTTGCGGCAGGCCATGCCGCGTCCGGTGGCATGGCTCGATCCGGCAGAGGCGGTGGCGCGGCAGACGGCCAGAATAGCCATCACCACCGGGGCCACTGCCGCGCCTGACAGTCTGCCACGAGCTGCGCCCTGTTGGGCACAGACGGTCTTTACGACCGGAGTTGTCCCGGATGATGCCACACGGCAATCATGGGCGGCGGAGGGGTTTCCGGAGTGGCAGCCCCTGGAGATCGCCTCCGCCTGA